The DNA segment acttcaCCATCCGTGAGTGATCATTTGAAAGCCCTTAAGTGTGGGCGAGAAGCGAATTCCTCTCAtaggtatataaatattattcgaATGCACTGTAAATGCGTTAAACTGATAAGATATTATCTTAATTGTCACCTTACGATGTTTACAACTAAATTCACTAACATTATTGTTATTAAGCAGACGGGAGCTTTCGCCTCTAAAGTACGAGAGCATATCACAGTTTCCAGCACTTTTTATATAGCAAGGCACTTGGAGTGCGAAAGCACTTTTTCTAAACGAGCGCCCGTTAAGGCAGTTAATCCATTTAAGCGATCCCGCGCGCAACTCATTGGCAACATTAGCAACATATTGCGGCAGTGGTGTTGTGGTTGTGGTTGCGTTAGCGATTGCGTTTCTTACTTCTCTCAGCACTCTGGAACGCAGCGATTTTAAATCTTGCGTTGACTGTACATATCGGAAATTAGCCGGACGATATTGACTTCGCCAATTGTCTTTCGGAAGAATAACTCCTCGATTGTGAATCCCGACACTTTGCTGAGCAATGGTAGTATACCGACCAATGCTTGAAAACGCAATGGTTGTGTGGGTTTTGTGCGCATCACGTAGGCCTGCAAGGTACCGCGTGCCTCTTCACACAAACCGGCTATTTTGACCGAATCGACAGGGCCACGCGAATCGCCGGAAGTACTTGAATTTGGGCTGCTACTTTCGCCAGTGCCAAATGAATTGTTAGCAGCATCTTCGTTTGGCTTACGGAAGAGCGTGATTGCACGTAAGCACTCATACTCATTGGTGTCGATATTGAGATGACATAACTTATTGAGTACCTCTTGAAAGAAGTGCACTTCGCACTTGACCATATTAACCATTTCACGATTCATATTCTCCGATTCGTAGAGAAAGAGTAACTGTTGAAAATTAATCGGCATGAGATGCTGGGCTATGGCTAGTACAAAAAATTCCTTCCATGAATCCTCCAACAATTGTAATTGATCAGGTAGCGGCAAATTCTGGAATGCTTCGACACTCTTAATCCAATTCACATTCTTGAAGAGATGCTCGGCGGCAGTCTCTTTTAAGTGTTCAGCGGCCATTAGTGGCGGCGTTGGTGGCAATGAGCGATTCATGAAAGAGTTTTGCGCGAAGAAACCAAATGGACTCTGTTGCATGGCATGGTGTGCTGCTAGACGCGAAACTGATAGATCCAATACTATTGGTGGCTGAAAAGGATTGGCCAAAGCTGGATGTGGATGAtgttgtggtggtggtggtggtggaggtGGTGGACGTGGCACAGTCGGTATTAGCATAGGTGTCATTGGAAAAGCATTAAATAACCTATGACTCATCATCAGGTCGGATGGCAACGGGTCTGGGCCCATCACGACCTCTTTATACAACTGAATTTGCCGACGCAATGTGGAGTTACGCGGTCCACGTTCATGTTGTACGGCATCCTTGTTCATGCCAACTTCGAAGCATTTGCGCAGGCGGCAGGCGCGACATTGATTACGATGGGTTTTGTCGACCACGCAAATGCCCTGCTTCTGTGACTTGCAAACGTACTGGCGTGAGCGTCGTATGGAACGCTTGAAAAATCCGGCACAACCATCACAAGCATAGATGCCATAATGTTTGCCGGAACTATGGTCGCGACAAACTTTGCAAGGCACATGATAGAGTATGCGACCTAAAGGGAGTacacaaagtaaaaataattattagttgaGGTTTTACCAAATAGCGGGTTCGCTTTATGAACAGCAGGCGTTGGAACTGCGCCGGTCTTTGCGCTGTACGCACAAAGCCTTATGGCGTTAAGTGGCAGCATGGAACGCCTCCAAGCCAGCCTACACGAAGTCGCAAGGCAGTGGAGGGTAGCGCATATTGCGCTTTTGCAGTTCCAACCCGTCTATTGTGGTGCAAAAGTGCTTGCTTGGTTCGAGGTAATCCTGGAAGGGCGCGTATATACTTACTTGAAGAAGACGGTGACAATCTATTGTATTTGTCCGCAGGATCTGGTGATATATCGGGGGAACTCATTTTTTTTAGCCGTGTACTGGCACCACTTGGAACAAACTTAGTATTATTTAATCACTTGTAAAGTCTTTTCACtttagtttttgttgctttcaaaaacagttttcaaatattgtttatcttaagcatatatatatgtctttgtgttttttaattttttattatttttgtattattttagcACTAAACTAACGCGATCGTCTTCAATGCACTCAAACAACTGGACGACTATTGCGCACGAGATGTCGAATGGTTGTGATGCTTTCTTGCGATTTTGCTCCTGCTTTAATAGTCCTAGCCGGGTTGAAATATCCTTTATGGATATCTACGCATTATTTGTGCATTACCATTTCCATGCTAATAGTTGCTGATCATCCCTCTCGTATTTGAGTTCGTTCATTGGCTGTCGGCTGTCACAGAAACGCACATTCAGGGTGTGGTTTCTCTTGCCCTTTCACAATTGCAATTGCCTTAGCTGAGTGTAAGAGAGAGAATTCCGGATTTCTTCGACAGATCCTGCAGAACTGTTGACGACCTGCCATAATGGAAAATAGAGTAAAAGCAGAGAATTCTCATTATTTCGCATATAAACCAAAGCAGATCGCTCTCTAATACTATACAAATGGTGTTAGGGCCGCTGCCGCTGACATCGCTGTCACCGCTAGCGATGACCTTTattgcaagcaacaacaacaaacacaagtacGCTCAATATCTGTGCAATGTCGCAAAAGTGGCGCACACGTCCGCGCTCTTtatgctgcttcttcttcttcttcgcctTGCCTTCTTCTTTTCTCTTTCGTCCGCTATTATTCTGGTTAAGTACTCATAATTATGTTTTCAGTTTGTTCTATTGTGTGACATGGATTTTTATGACACAGCCATTCTTTTGATTTAATGGCGTTTGTGTGAACTCATCCCAACCATCATCTATGCGTGTACCTGCTCTAGTGATAGGGTTGTTATTGTTCttgagtttttcttttttttttgcgcgaCTGGCCTATTTTTTACTTTGTgcaatataaaaatgtgtaaaaattatGATTAATCTTGTAAATATAACGCCcctgcaaaaatattttaacccaaaaaattttaattcgacAGATTTATTTCAGATTCACGTGCtcttaataaatattatgttttacttttttaattaaaaatatatgcatttaccGTCTGAATTTTGTAGTTTATTGTGCCCGATTTAGAAAACTTTGCAAATTGTTCACTTTTTGTACAAAAGACTAACAACCACACAAATCTCTaaaaactagaagaaagatttAGCCACATGCAAATACCCCGTCATAATTTATCGCAGCGCTTAGATCCGTTATTCGTTAtggaatttttggtttttttgttaaactttaAATGACAGAGCTGCATTTGTTTACGtagtttaagtaattttttatttcgtgataaaaacaatttttttgttatattaattttcactattttttatgCTTAATGCTTTTTACCATATATTCAACGCTTAAGtcttcatataaataataatcgaGATTCTACTAATAGAGAAAATAATATCTCGCATCTGTCTTTTTTATCGGAATTTTTTGAGGGCATATAAAACGATATTATTTTCTGGTGCAAAAGGTTGTATGTAGTAAGATAAACTTAAAGAGAACAgtatattattgtattataattaaataataagtgGCACTGAAAATCAGTGAAAACAATTagctaaagaaaaaatttgtgattGCCACTTTTTCGTTGTAGATAATTATATGAGACTCACTTTTGCTTCAGATAAGGTTTCATACCTTGTCAAATAGTCCTAAAGGCATTAATTAAATTCCCATAAATTTCACTGCTGTTGCTTAAGGCACCATTCTTAAAGCTTTTACTGAGCtttagtccagtcattatagtaagttcacctcggaattcgatatacccatttatatgtctgttaatacttgtatattgacaccctaaagttcTCTCAAAGGTATATCCTACcttatgtatgtaggttttgagacaactttagggtgtcaatatacaagtatttacagacatataaatgggtatatcgaataccgagattcttacctaatttaagcttaaatgactggactactTGAGCTTTtctcaataataaaaacaacaattaaacaAATTGATAGCCATATAACCAGATTTGACTTAAGCTATCATTTGATATTATTACCTCAATAATGCAGTGACTTGGGTGGCACAATGAAATTATAGGAAAACATTATTTGTTTATGGAGAACTAGAAAGTAAGAACTTCGATTTCGTCTTTT comes from the Bactrocera neohumeralis isolate Rockhampton chromosome 2, APGP_CSIRO_Bneo_wtdbg2-racon-allhic-juicebox.fasta_v2, whole genome shotgun sequence genome and includes:
- the LOC126759209 gene encoding protein tailless → MSSPDISPDPADKYNRLSPSSSSRILYHVPCKVCRDHSSGKHYGIYACDGCAGFFKRSIRRSRQYVCKSQKQGICVVDKTHRNQCRACRLRKCFEVGMNKDAVQHERGPRNSTLRRQIQLYKEVVMGPDPLPSDLMMSHRLFNAFPMTPMLIPTVPRPPPPPPPPPQHHPHPALANPFQPPIVLDLSVSRLAAHHAMQQSPFGFFAQNSFMNRSLPPTPPLMAAEHLKETAAEHLFKNVNWIKSVEAFQNLPLPDQLQLLEDSWKEFFVLAIAQHLMPINFQQLLFLYESENMNREMVNMVKCEVHFFQEVLNKLCHLNIDTNEYECLRAITLFRKPNEDAANNSFGTGESSSPNSSTSGDSRGPVDSVKIAGLCEEARGTLQAYVMRTKPTQPLRFQALVGILPLLSKVSGFTIEELFFRKTIGEVNIVRLISDMYSQRKI